A part of Gambusia affinis linkage group LG21, SWU_Gaff_1.0, whole genome shotgun sequence genomic DNA contains:
- the trpc1 gene encoding short transient receptor potential channel 1, whose translation MHISAWPYSLSVVMAALYQGTDTSSPDKFLALKDVREVKEETTLDEKLFLLACEKGDYYMVKKLLEENRHGELNVNCVDVLGRDAVTITIENENLDILQLLLEHGCQATDALLVAIDSEVVGAVDILLNHRPRRSSKPSIAKLMQRIQNPEYSTTMDVAPVILAAHRNNYEILTMLLKQDISLPRPHAVGCECMLCNAKNKKDSLRHSRFRLDIYRCLASPSLIMLTEEDPILRAFELSADLKELSLVEVEFRNDYEELAKQCKMFAKDLLAQARNSRELEVILNHTSSEDHVDKRGLMEERMNLSRLKLAIKYNQKEFVAQSNCQQFLNTVWFGEMASYRRKHTCLKMGTVLSLALLWPLLSVCYLLVPRSRVGQIIHTPFVKFIIHSASYFSFLLLLNLYSLVYNEGKKNTMGPALEMIDYLLILWIIGMVWSDVKRLWYEGLEDFLEESRNQLSFVMNSLYLATFTLKIVAHSKFKNDPDTERKNWDAFHPILVAEGLFAFANVLSYLRLFFMYTTSSILGPLQISMGQMLQEFGKFLGLFLLVLFSFTIGLTQLYGKDHAKDTKDQIKQTKDCEGIFCQQQSNDAFHTFMGTCYALFWYIFSLAHVALFVTRISYTEELRSFVGALIIGTYNIVVVIVLTKLLVAMLHKSFRQIANHEDKEWKFARAKLWLSYFDDKCTLPPPLNVLTSPKTVCYLVTSLRKWICSHTTKGKVKRQNSLKEWKNLKQKHDENYQKIMCCLVHRYLTSTRQKMQSMDQATVENLNDLRQDLSKFRNEMRDLLGFRTSKYAMFYPRN comes from the exons ATGCACATCAGTGCTTGGCCGTACTCACTCTCCGTCGTAATGGCAGCTCTGTACCAGGGCACGGATACCTCCTCCCCCGACAAATTCCTGGCCTTGAAAGACGTGAGAGAAGTAAAAGAGGAGACGACGCTGGACGAGAAGCTCTTCCTGCTGGCATGCGAGAAAG GTGACTATTACATGGTGaagaagctgctggaggagaacCGCCACGGGGAGCTCAACGTCAACTGTGTGGATGTGCTGGGCCGGGATGCGGTGACCATCACTATTGAGAACGAAAACCTGGACATCCTGCAGCTTCTGCTCGAGCACGGCTGCCAG GCCACAGATGCCTTGCTTGTGGCCATAGACTCGGAGGTTGTGGGTGCTGTGGACATCCTCCTCAACCACAGACCAAGACGCTCCTCCAAGCCCTCTATCGCT AAACTAATGCAGCGGATCCAGAACCCAGAGTACTCCACCACCATGGATGTGGCTCCTGTAATCCTGGCAGCACACAGAAATAATTATGAGATCCTCACCATGCTGCTAAAACAGGATATCTCCCTCCCTCGGCCTCACGCTGTAGGCTGCGAGTGCATGCTGTGCAATGCTAAAAACAAGAAGGACAGCTTAAGGCACTCCAG GTTCCGACTCGACATCTACCGCTGCCTGGCAAGCCCCTCTCTTATCATGCTGACCGAGGAGGACCCCATACTACGAGCATTTGAGCTTAGCGCAGACCTGAAGGAGCTCAGCCTTGTCGAGGTTGAATTCAG GAATGACTACGAAGAACTGGCGAAACAGTGCAAAATGTTTGCCAAGGATCTTCTGGCTCAGGCTCGAAACTCTCGAGAGCTGGAAGTAATTCTCAATCACACCTCCAGCGAAGATCATGTTGACAAGAGGGGCCTGATGGAGGAGCGCATGAACCTTAGTCGGCTTAAGTTGGCCATCAAGTACAACCAAAAAGAG TTCGTGGCTCAGTCCAACTGTCAGCAGTTCCTCAACACCGTCTGGTTTGGAGAGATGGCCAGCTACCGACGGAAGCACACCTGTTTGAAGATGGGCACGGTCCTGAGCCTGGCGCTGCTCTGGCCGCTCCTCTCTGTGTGCTACCTGCTGGTGCCCCGCTCCCGAGTCGGCCAGATAATCCACACGCCATTCGTGAAGTTCATCATCCACAGCGCCTCCTATTTcagctttctgctgctgctcaacCTGTATTCTCTGGTCTACAATGAGGGCAAGAAGAACACAATGGGCCCTGCACTCGAGATGATTGATTACCTGCTGATCCTCTGGATCATAG GAATGGTGTGGTCGGACGTGAAACGTTTGTGGTACGAAGGTCTGGAAGACTTTCTGGAAGAGTCCAGGAACCAGCTCAGTTTTGTGATGAATTCTCTCTACCTGGCAACCTTCACTCTTAAAATAGTTGCTCATAGCAAG TTCAAAAATGATCCagacacagagaggaagaactGGGACGCCTTCCATCCCATCCTGGTTGCTGAGGGCCTCTTCGCCTTCGCCAACGTTCTCAGTTACCTGAGACTCTTCTTCATGTACACCACCAGCTCCATTCTTGGGCCACTGCAG ATCTCCATGGGTCAGATGCTGCAGGAGTTTGGAAAGTTTCTGGGCCTCTTCCTGCTTGTGTTATTCTCCTTCACCATTGGGCTGACCCAGCTCTATGGAAAAGACCACGCTAAAGACACAAAGGACCAGATTAAACAAACCAAGGACTGTGAGGGCATCTTCTGCCAGCAACAGAGCAACGATGCATTTCACAC GTTTATGGGGACCTGCTATGCTCTATTCTGGTACATTTTCTCCTTGGCGCACGTTGCGCTCTTCGTCACCCGCATCAGCTACACAGAGGAGCTGCGCTCCTTTGTTGGTGCCCTAATCATAGGCACCTACAACATCGTAGTGGTTATCGTGCTGACCAAGCTGCTCGTGGCCATGCTCCATAAAAGTTTCAGACAAATTGCT AATCATGAGGATAAGGAGTGGAAGTTTGCACGGGCCAAACTGTGGCTCAGTTACTTTGACGACAAGTGTACCCTGCCCCCACCACTCAATGTCCTAACCTCGCCAAAAACCGTCTGCTACCTGGTCACCAGCCTGAGGAAGTGGATCTGTTCTCACACTACAAAGGGCAAAGTGAAAAGACAGAACAGTCTCAAG GAGTGGAAGAACCTGAAACAGAAGCATGATGAGAACTACCAGAAAATCATGTGCTGTCTAGTACACCGCTACCTGACCTCCACGAGGCAGAAGATGCAGAGCATGGATCAAGCCACGGTGGAAAATCTGAACGACCTACGCCAAGACCTGTCCAAGTTTCGCAACGAGATGAGGGATCTGCTGGGCTTCCGGACATCCAAATACGCCATGTTCTACCCAAGGAActaa
- the chst2b gene encoding carbohydrate sulfotransferase 2 — protein sequence MRGKQYHQPLKLTAPWEKDAGFGRKLKTYRNHTKIIAQPGIVMKVLRRKRIVLFMAYFLLLVLTMLNLANYKWTKEPQQCNHQMRSTTYQSRSDIRFLYRPSLAKKRQLIYVLTTWRSGSSFFGELFNQNPEVFFLYEPMWHIWQKLYPGDAVSLQGAARDMLSSLYRCDLSVFQLYNSPGGKNFTSLGLFGATLNKVVCSYPLCSAYRKEVVGMVDDKVCKNCPPQALRLLEEECLKYNTIVIKGVRILDVNVLAPLMEDPSLDLKVIHLVRDPRAVANSRIKSRHGLIRENLQVVRSRDPKLRRIPFVDPGHKVNKKDGSDYHSIGAMEVICDRTSRTLRTALNPPAWLKGKYMAVRYEDLVENPVKTLRSVYRFANLSTNHDIESFALNMTSGSSSSSKPFIVSSRNATQAASAWRTVLSIQQIKQVEDYCHHSMSVLGYERVRTAGEAKNLSKSLLTRSKL from the coding sequence ATGAGAGGCAAACAATACCATCAACCACTGAAGTTGACAGCGCCTTGGGAGAAGGATGCTGGCTTTGGGAGAAAGCTCAAAACCTACAGGAATCATACCAAGATAATAGCACAGCCTGGGATCGTGATGAAAGTGCTGCGCAGGAAGAGGATTGTGTTATTCATGGCCTATTTCCTTCTGCTGGTACTCACCATGCTCAATTTGGCCAACTATAAATGGACCAAGGAGCCTCAGCAGTGCAACCATCAGATGAGGAGCACCACCTATCAGAGCAGATCGGACATTCGCTTTCTCTACAGGCCCTCCCTGGCTAAGAAGAGACAGCTCATCTATGTCCTGACAACTTGGAGGTCGGGGTCCTCCTTCTTTGGTGAGCTTTTCAACCAAAATCCAGAAGTGTTCTTCTTGTATGAGCCTATGTGGCACATCTGGCAGAAGCTGTACCCTGGTGATGCAGTGTCTCTGCAGGGGGCGGCCAGAGACATGTTGAGCTCCTTGTATCGCTGCGATCTGTCTGTTTTCCAACTTTACAACAGTCCCGGAGGCAAAAACTTTACCTCCTTAGGGTTGTTTGGGGCCACGCTGAACAAGGTTGTGTGCAGCTACCCCCTGTGCTCAGCCTACAGGAAGGAGGTGGTGGGGATGGTTGATGATAAGGTGTGCAAAAACTGCCCCCCTCAGGCCCTTAGACTGTTGGAGGAGGAGTGCCTAAAGTACAACACTATAGTTATTAAAGGGGTGCGTATTTTGGATGTAAATGTTCTCGCCCCTCTGATGGAGGACCCATCCTTGGATCTGAAAGTGATCCATTTGGTTAGAGACCCTCGGGCAGTGGCAAACTCAAGGATCAAATCCAGACATGGCCTGATTAGGGAGAACTTACAGGTGGTCCGCAGCAGGGACCCTAAACTGCGCCGGATACCTTTTGTAGATCCCGGCCACAAGGTCAACAAGAAGGACGGCTCCGACTACCACTCCATCGGAGCCATGGAAGTGATCTGCGACCGCACCTCCAGGACTCTGAGGACTGCCTTGAACCCACCGGCTTGGCTGAAGGGGAAATACATGGCCGTGCGATACGAGGACCTGGTGGAGAACCCCGTCAAGACCCTGAGGAGCGTTTACCGCTTCGCCAACCTCTCCACCAACCATGACATTGAGTCGTTCGCGCTGAACATGACCAGCggctccagctcctcctccaagCCCTTCATCGTCTCCTCTCGGAACGCCACGCAGGCAGCCAGCGCTTGGAGAACGGTGCTCAGCATCCAGCAGATCAAGCAGGTGGAAGACTACTGCCACCACTCCATGTCCGTCCTGGGTTACGAGAGAGTGAGAACGGCTGGGGAGGCCAAGAATTTGAGCAAATCGCTGCTGACGCGCTccaaactgtga